The following are encoded in a window of Mycobacterium vicinigordonae genomic DNA:
- a CDS encoding hotdog fold thioesterase, translating into MADPVDEAETTRADRFIKTAVEILGETGRTDFTVQEVVARSKTSLRAFYQHFASKDELLLALFDRTMAQAAQQWRAEITGLNSTAALKLVIDRTTAQPESTTQDSLNRALSLYNQHLAETRPRDYARVLSPLHRLMRDIVGQGITEGLFDPALDVGAASAIAMQTIIGAMRLHWLGAELNGTPIESGQIYDFCSRALGIRDTDDETSEPTLAELFARIGLRPVSATDGEFAMTMPVSPQVVNTSGALQGGLIATLADVAGGQLGLEYLQPGTAMTTSDLVIRYLRPIRHGSARAVPRVLRAGRRSLVMQIDIFGDSESELAATATVNFAIVGRPTTPVGEPDLR; encoded by the coding sequence ATGGCCGACCCCGTCGACGAAGCCGAAACCACCCGCGCCGACCGCTTCATCAAGACCGCAGTCGAAATCCTCGGCGAAACCGGACGCACCGATTTCACCGTCCAAGAGGTGGTCGCCCGCTCCAAGACCTCGCTGCGCGCTTTCTACCAGCACTTCGCGAGCAAGGACGAACTGCTGTTGGCTCTGTTCGACCGGACCATGGCTCAGGCCGCCCAGCAGTGGCGCGCCGAGATCACCGGCCTGAACAGCACCGCGGCGCTCAAGCTCGTCATTGACCGGACCACCGCACAGCCGGAGTCCACCACCCAGGACAGTCTCAACCGTGCACTCAGCCTCTACAACCAGCACTTGGCCGAGACCCGCCCCCGCGACTACGCCCGGGTGCTGTCCCCATTGCACCGGCTGATGCGCGACATCGTCGGACAGGGCATTACCGAGGGGCTTTTCGACCCCGCGCTCGATGTCGGGGCAGCGTCCGCGATCGCCATGCAGACGATCATCGGGGCGATGCGTTTGCATTGGTTGGGTGCCGAATTGAACGGCACGCCTATAGAGTCCGGCCAGATCTACGATTTCTGCAGTCGCGCGCTGGGCATCCGCGACACCGACGACGAGACCTCCGAACCCACGCTCGCCGAACTCTTCGCCCGAATCGGTCTGCGTCCGGTCAGCGCCACTGATGGCGAGTTCGCAATGACAATGCCGGTCAGCCCGCAGGTGGTCAACACCTCCGGCGCACTGCAGGGCGGCCTGATCGCCACGCTGGCCGACGTGGCCGGCGGCCAACTCGGGCTGGAGTATTTGCAACCCGGCACCGCAATGACCACTTCCGACCTCGTCATCCGCTACTTACGCCCGATCCGGCACGGTTCCGCGCGGGCGGTGCCGAGGGTGCTGCGCGCGGGCCGCCGCTCATTGGTCATGCAGATCGACATCTTCGGCGACAGCGAGAGCGAACTAGCCGCCACCGCAACGGTCAACTTCGCCATCGTCGGGCGCCCGACCACACCCGTCGGCGAGCCTGACCTACGCTGA
- a CDS encoding amidohydrolase family protein has protein sequence MIIDTNVQPHFRYNAEIRRYLPPAHKLRSIPDVEQQWYQAPGGDYRADLYQEGYPGSDPEMVSRHLFDEAGASHAILNPLTRGNIADYLLNSRICAAVNDWLLDRWLEPDTSARFLGTIRVNPEDPRGAVAEIERLAPHPKFVQIGVPLQSREPFGKPMFEPIWEAAAAHGLPVAVHINGGNGVDYPPTFAGHAHTYPGYAAFMPLNYFVHLATLIVEGVFGRHPGLKFVFADGGYDILTPLMWRLDTFWLSMRDQTPWVDRYPSEYLPGHVRFCSSAFDGPVDPGQASRWMDFSDKGDLVMYGSSYPHWSATSAEATAAGLDSALREKVLWRNASELYGLAVTEGSTP, from the coding sequence ATGATCATCGATACAAACGTGCAACCGCACTTCCGCTACAACGCCGAAATCCGGCGCTACCTGCCGCCCGCACACAAGCTGCGCTCGATTCCCGACGTCGAACAGCAGTGGTATCAGGCGCCTGGCGGCGATTACCGCGCGGATCTCTACCAAGAGGGCTACCCCGGATCGGATCCGGAGATGGTGAGCCGGCACCTGTTCGACGAAGCCGGCGCAAGCCACGCGATTCTCAATCCGCTGACCCGAGGCAACATCGCCGACTACCTGCTCAACAGCAGGATCTGCGCGGCCGTCAACGACTGGTTGCTGGACCGTTGGCTAGAACCCGACACCAGCGCCCGCTTCCTGGGCACCATCCGGGTCAACCCCGAGGACCCGCGGGGGGCGGTCGCCGAGATCGAACGCCTGGCCCCGCACCCCAAATTCGTCCAGATCGGTGTGCCGCTGCAGTCGCGGGAGCCCTTCGGCAAGCCGATGTTCGAACCCATCTGGGAGGCTGCCGCCGCGCACGGCCTGCCGGTGGCCGTGCACATCAACGGCGGAAACGGCGTCGACTATCCGCCGACGTTCGCAGGGCACGCGCACACCTATCCGGGCTACGCGGCGTTCATGCCGCTGAACTACTTCGTCCACCTCGCCACCCTGATCGTCGAGGGCGTCTTCGGTCGTCATCCAGGGCTCAAGTTCGTGTTCGCCGACGGCGGCTATGACATCCTGACCCCGCTGATGTGGCGGCTAGATACGTTCTGGTTGTCGATGCGCGATCAGACACCGTGGGTCGACCGCTATCCCAGCGAATATCTGCCCGGCCACGTCAGGTTCTGCTCGTCGGCGTTCGACGGGCCCGTCGATCCGGGTCAGGCAAGTCGCTGGATGGACTTCTCCGACAAGGGTGACTTGGTGATGTACGGGTCGAGCTACCCGCACTGGTCCGCTACCTCCGCCGAGGCGACGGCAGCCGGGCTGGACTCCGCGCTTCGGGAAAAAGTCTTGTGGCGCAACGCCAGTGAGCTCTATGGGCTGGCGGTGACGGAAGGAAGCACACCGTGA
- a CDS encoding amidohydrolase family protein: MTIVERIEQETEREIAVTIVDTDVHPLPVSADVLKSYAPAEWVDKIWPTGNAVSPVPHFYDTPDSFKTFSLRMDAKPPTGGVAGSDPDFAAQQLLVDAGVSIASLEPMCDAQLPQAEHVLKSTYNDWLADVWLDKGNTHGRWRGSISVSAQTPEQAAREVERWAGHPYMHQVLITPQTRGIPFGNQHFDPLYEAAARHGLPIATHLMGQTPFELIPLYPVGNPAHWHDFFASWPLLYVSHLMSLVFDGAFDRHPDLRVVFIEGGFTWAMPVMSRMDRIWEARRGDLPQVRRRPSEYVREHVRFTTQPLEDVDTVQFREYLELMDLGDNLMFSTDYPHWSYDSPTYAINRFPREQRERIMFGNATALYGLPATVKALPGESAAGGDDLD; encoded by the coding sequence GTGACGATCGTCGAGCGGATAGAACAGGAAACCGAGCGAGAGATCGCGGTGACGATCGTCGACACCGACGTCCACCCACTGCCGGTGTCTGCCGACGTGCTCAAGTCCTACGCGCCGGCGGAATGGGTGGACAAAATCTGGCCGACCGGCAACGCGGTCAGCCCGGTGCCGCATTTCTACGACACCCCGGACTCTTTCAAGACGTTCTCGCTGCGGATGGATGCCAAGCCGCCGACCGGGGGAGTGGCCGGCAGCGATCCCGACTTCGCCGCCCAGCAACTGCTGGTCGATGCCGGGGTCAGCATCGCCTCACTGGAACCGATGTGCGATGCGCAGCTGCCCCAGGCCGAACATGTGCTGAAGTCGACCTACAACGACTGGCTGGCCGACGTGTGGCTGGATAAGGGCAACACCCACGGCCGCTGGCGCGGCTCGATCAGCGTCAGCGCACAGACCCCCGAGCAGGCCGCACGCGAGGTTGAGCGGTGGGCGGGCCACCCCTACATGCACCAGGTGCTGATAACCCCGCAAACACGCGGAATACCTTTCGGCAACCAACATTTCGATCCGCTGTACGAGGCCGCGGCGCGCCACGGGCTACCGATCGCGACGCACTTGATGGGTCAGACACCCTTCGAGCTGATTCCGCTGTACCCGGTCGGCAATCCCGCGCACTGGCACGACTTCTTCGCGTCATGGCCGTTGCTGTACGTTTCGCACCTGATGAGCCTGGTGTTCGACGGCGCCTTCGACCGTCACCCCGACCTGCGGGTGGTCTTCATCGAGGGTGGCTTCACCTGGGCGATGCCGGTGATGTCGCGGATGGACCGGATCTGGGAGGCCCGCCGCGGAGACCTGCCGCAGGTGCGCCGGCGGCCGTCGGAGTACGTGCGCGAGCACGTCCGATTCACCACTCAACCACTCGAGGACGTGGACACCGTGCAGTTCCGCGAATACCTGGAACTGATGGACCTGGGCGACAATCTGATGTTCTCCACCGATTACCCACATTGGAGCTACGACTCCCCGACGTATGCAATCAACCGATTCCCACGTGAGCAGCGGGAGCGGATCATGTTCGGCAACGCGACCGCGCTCTACGGACTACCGGCGACCGTCAAGGCGCTGCCCGGGGAGTCGGCGGCCGGCGGTGATGACCTCGATTGA
- a CDS encoding SpoIIE family protein phosphatase: MTAEMDWDKAVGTALDVRRVFENIPAMVVGLQGPDHRFIAANAAFRAFNPSKELVGQPAREVYPELASQQIFGMFDRVYHTGESQTGTEWRLQVDLQGAGLEERFFDFLVTPRRAADGRIEGVQLVFDDVTARVAARQAAEARVEELSERYRSVRDSATVMQQALLAATVPIIPGADVAAEYLVAAEDTAAGGDWFDSIALGDRLVLVVGDVVGHGVEAAAVMSQLRTALRMQITAGHTIVEALAAVDRFHDEVPGSRSATICVGSLDLATGEFQYCTAGHPPPLVVTADAQSRYLEPSGGGPLGGGTGFPMRTEMLDVGDAVLLYSDGLIERPGRPLQASTAEFADLAAGIAGGTGGFVIDAPARPIDRLCSETLELLLRSTGYNDDVTLLAAQRRPVTPPLHITTDATIHAARRVRAALREWLSEIGAEPGDISDVVHAVSEFVENAVEHGYRTNVPDGIVVSSELGGDGMLRASVIDRGTWKDHRDGERGRGRGLAMAEALVTESHVTHGPDGTTATLTHRLTRPATFVSDSVVSRVNFERAVDSEFVSLVAESGRIVVRGEVDSHTASTLDRQIAVESRSGIASLTIDLSAVTHLGSAGVSALAAARDRARRQGGDCVLVAPPGSPAHHVLSLVQIPVSGGEAQDILVED, translated from the coding sequence ATGACGGCCGAAATGGACTGGGATAAGGCTGTAGGCACGGCTCTGGACGTGCGGCGCGTATTCGAGAACATCCCAGCCATGGTGGTTGGCCTACAAGGTCCTGACCACCGCTTTATCGCCGCGAACGCGGCCTTTCGCGCCTTCAATCCATCGAAGGAGCTGGTGGGCCAACCCGCCAGAGAGGTGTATCCGGAACTAGCCAGTCAACAGATCTTCGGAATGTTCGACCGGGTCTATCACACCGGAGAGTCGCAAACCGGTACCGAGTGGCGACTGCAGGTTGACCTTCAAGGCGCGGGCCTGGAAGAACGCTTCTTCGATTTTCTCGTCACACCCCGGCGTGCTGCCGATGGGCGCATCGAGGGCGTGCAACTCGTGTTCGACGATGTCACCGCCCGGGTAGCTGCGCGGCAGGCGGCTGAAGCACGGGTCGAGGAATTGTCTGAGCGCTACCGCAGTGTCCGCGACTCGGCGACGGTAATGCAGCAGGCGCTGTTGGCAGCCACCGTCCCGATCATTCCCGGTGCCGACGTCGCCGCCGAGTACCTGGTAGCGGCCGAAGACACCGCGGCCGGGGGCGACTGGTTCGACTCGATAGCCCTGGGCGATCGCCTGGTGCTGGTCGTCGGCGATGTCGTGGGGCACGGCGTCGAAGCCGCGGCGGTGATGTCGCAGCTACGCACCGCGCTGCGGATGCAGATCACCGCCGGCCACACGATCGTGGAAGCGCTCGCGGCGGTCGACCGCTTCCACGATGAGGTACCCGGGTCGAGGTCGGCCACCATCTGTGTGGGGTCACTGGATCTCGCCACCGGTGAATTCCAGTACTGCACCGCCGGGCATCCACCGCCGTTGGTGGTGACGGCCGATGCGCAATCGCGCTACCTGGAACCCTCGGGCGGGGGACCACTCGGCGGCGGCACCGGCTTCCCGATGCGCACCGAGATGCTCGACGTCGGCGACGCCGTCCTGCTCTACAGCGATGGCCTGATCGAACGCCCGGGCCGGCCTTTGCAAGCAAGCACCGCGGAGTTCGCCGATCTCGCCGCCGGCATCGCCGGTGGTACCGGCGGCTTCGTGATCGATGCGCCCGCCCGACCGATCGATCGACTCTGTTCGGAGACGCTCGAATTGCTTTTGCGCTCAACAGGTTACAACGACGACGTCACGTTGCTCGCCGCCCAGCGCCGACCCGTCACGCCCCCGCTGCACATCACCACCGACGCCACCATCCACGCCGCCCGTAGGGTGCGGGCCGCGTTGCGGGAATGGTTGAGTGAGATCGGCGCCGAGCCCGGTGACATCTCCGACGTGGTGCACGCAGTATCCGAATTCGTCGAGAACGCGGTCGAACATGGTTACCGCACAAACGTTCCCGACGGCATCGTGGTCAGCTCGGAGCTCGGCGGCGACGGCATGCTGCGGGCCTCAGTGATCGACCGCGGCACTTGGAAGGACCACCGCGACGGCGAGCGTGGCCGCGGGCGCGGGCTGGCGATGGCTGAAGCGTTGGTGACCGAATCGCACGTCACGCACGGGCCCGACGGCACCACCGCGACGCTCACCCATCGTCTCACCCGTCCGGCGACCTTCGTCAGTGACTCGGTGGTCAGCCGGGTCAACTTCGAGCGAGCGGTGGACAGCGAATTCGTCTCGCTGGTCGCCGAGAGCGGCCGCATCGTGGTGCGCGGCGAGGTCGACTCTCATACCGCCTCCACCCTGGATCGGCAGATCGCGGTCGAAAGCCGTTCGGGGATAGCGTCTTTGACGATCGATCTCAGTGCAGTCACGCACCTCGGCTCAGCGGGGGTGAGCGCGCTGGCCGCCGCACGCGACCGTGCCCGCCGGCAGGGCGGCGACTGTGTGCTGGTGGCACCCCCGGGCAGTCCCGCCCACCACGTCTTGTCGCTGGTTCAGATCCCGGTTAGCGGTGGCGAGGCCCAGGACATCCTCGTCGAGGACTGA
- a CDS encoding alpha/beta hydrolase, producing MTQTNVTRPQGLGRIDPALRAAAEDLGVVEFSTESLPEERERANRAAAERAAAADTAGVSVETRTIAGPDGDQLDIRLYRGGGTGALPLVIYAHGGAFVTGNLDTDHAHCVELASDSDTLVVSVDYRLAPEHPAPAALSDVEAALYYAVEHAAALNADASRIAVMGRDAGAALVAGLAQRTFDDEGPKILVQILHQPMLDSDATPSRREFQRTPGLNGQAVSRAWGHYLGHATANGQHVPAHRANLEGLPPTFVSCADIDPCRDEAIDYANRLLHAYVPTGLHVIAATFNGFDSAEPDWVVSRENRALHAQTLRRAFAL from the coding sequence ATGACGCAAACGAATGTCACGCGGCCGCAAGGCCTCGGCCGTATCGACCCGGCGTTGCGGGCCGCCGCCGAAGATCTGGGCGTCGTCGAATTCAGCACCGAGAGCCTGCCTGAGGAACGGGAGCGGGCCAACCGCGCTGCCGCCGAGCGGGCTGCCGCCGCCGACACCGCCGGTGTCAGCGTCGAAACACGCACGATTGCCGGCCCGGACGGCGATCAACTGGACATTCGGCTGTATAGGGGCGGCGGCACCGGCGCGCTGCCGCTGGTGATCTACGCCCACGGCGGCGCGTTCGTGACCGGCAATCTGGACACCGACCACGCGCACTGCGTCGAGCTGGCCAGCGATTCGGACACCCTTGTGGTCTCTGTCGACTACCGCCTGGCACCCGAGCACCCCGCGCCGGCGGCGCTTAGCGACGTGGAGGCGGCGCTGTACTACGCCGTCGAACACGCCGCGGCACTGAATGCCGACGCCAGCCGCATTGCCGTGATGGGCCGCGACGCGGGCGCCGCGCTGGTGGCCGGTCTGGCCCAGCGCACTTTCGACGACGAAGGCCCCAAGATTCTGGTGCAGATTCTGCATCAGCCGATGCTGGACTCGGATGCAACGCCGTCGCGGCGGGAGTTCCAGCGCACCCCGGGCCTGAACGGTCAGGCGGTGAGCCGTGCCTGGGGCCACTACCTGGGCCACGCCACCGCCAATGGCCAGCATGTGCCCGCGCACCGCGCGAATCTGGAAGGGCTGCCACCGACATTCGTCAGCTGTGCCGACATCGATCCCTGTCGCGACGAGGCCATCGACTATGCGAACCGCTTGCTGCACGCTTACGTGCCGACCGGGCTGCACGTCATCGCCGCGACATTCAACGGCTTTGATTCCGCAGAGCCGGATTGGGTTGTGTCTCGGGAGAACCGCGCATTGCACGCCCAGACGCTGCGACGCGCGTTCGCGTTGTAG
- a CDS encoding WhiB family transcriptional regulator, which produces MTAAAIPLSPSSKPLTEYVPVCSADPDRWTTAEPDDEAKALCLACPRRWLCAAEACQDPNVEGLWAGVVIPESGRPRDFALRRLRVIAERGGYHVPARRRGRPRGSRN; this is translated from the coding sequence ATGACCGCAGCGGCAATACCGTTGTCACCGTCGTCCAAGCCACTGACGGAGTACGTGCCGGTGTGTAGCGCCGATCCCGACCGGTGGACCACGGCTGAACCCGACGACGAAGCCAAGGCACTGTGCCTGGCCTGCCCGCGCCGGTGGCTGTGCGCCGCCGAGGCCTGCCAGGACCCCAACGTCGAGGGATTGTGGGCCGGCGTGGTGATCCCCGAGTCCGGCCGCCCGCGGGACTTTGCCCTACGGCGCTTGCGGGTCATTGCCGAACGCGGCGGCTACCACGTTCCGGCGCGCCGGCGTGGCCGTCCGCGGGGCTCGCGCAACTGA
- a CDS encoding anti-sigma factor antagonist has translation MNHGPSESFSIPVPFSRRLASELGGPTSTLRATTVRNGSAVVIRASGEIDAANEHTWQGLLREAAAVAVEPGPLIVDVSGLEFMGCCAFTVLADEAERCRRRGITLRMVSDNPALSRIVHACSFSGVLPVHPTTEAALAAA, from the coding sequence ATGAACCATGGACCATCCGAGTCGTTTTCGATCCCGGTACCGTTCAGCCGTCGGCTGGCTTCGGAGCTGGGCGGACCGACGAGTACGTTGCGTGCGACCACCGTGCGCAACGGCTCCGCGGTGGTGATCCGGGCCAGTGGTGAGATCGACGCTGCCAACGAACACACCTGGCAGGGTCTGCTGCGCGAGGCCGCGGCCGTCGCCGTCGAACCCGGGCCGCTAATCGTCGATGTCAGCGGACTTGAATTCATGGGCTGTTGTGCGTTCACCGTGCTGGCCGACGAAGCCGAGCGCTGCCGCCGGCGCGGCATCACACTGCGCATGGTCAGCGACAACCCCGCGCTCAGTCGCATCGTGCATGCTTGCTCGTTCAGCGGCGTGCTGCCCGTTCATCCGACGACCGAAGCCGCGCTGGCAGCGGCCTAG
- a CDS encoding acyl-CoA dehydrogenase family protein, which yields MTAVDSPEKILFSSTTQAFLSKEASLRHVRDLHAAGESFDGAWWRRAAELGWTALLVPEELGGGSASGDGLTDLAMVAELLGKTVAPGPLYAVSTVLAALVAASGRDRHADLIEALMSGETVASWAVYEPCRGWAPLDPRVTFAEVDGGYRIDGVKDRVEAATQSAVLLVVARCGDQVRQFLVPTNAPGVRITPQESIDLVKQYAEVRFDDVRLDSDSAVGSAAETPALIERQSQIAQVLVCAEAVGILQTVFDFTVQWALDRHSFGRPLASYQALKHGFADMKMWLEACRATTAAAVADVSVGAPGAGLSASIAKSYVGELASQILQRCVQMHGGIGVTWEHDLHLYLRRVTLYRAMFGTPEEHNLRVYEMESR from the coding sequence ATGACCGCTGTCGACTCTCCCGAAAAGATACTCTTTAGCTCCACCACCCAAGCCTTTCTGTCCAAAGAAGCGTCGCTGCGTCACGTCCGGGACCTACATGCCGCCGGAGAATCGTTCGACGGAGCCTGGTGGCGGCGGGCCGCCGAACTCGGTTGGACAGCCCTGCTGGTTCCCGAGGAACTCGGTGGCGGCAGCGCCTCGGGTGACGGACTCACCGACTTGGCAATGGTCGCCGAACTGCTCGGCAAGACAGTGGCGCCCGGACCGCTTTACGCGGTCAGCACCGTGCTGGCCGCTCTGGTGGCCGCCAGCGGACGCGACCGTCACGCCGACCTGATCGAGGCGCTGATGTCCGGCGAGACGGTGGCATCGTGGGCGGTGTACGAACCGTGCCGCGGTTGGGCGCCGCTCGACCCGCGGGTCACCTTCGCCGAAGTGGACGGCGGCTACCGGATTGACGGCGTCAAGGACCGTGTCGAAGCCGCGACACAAAGCGCCGTGCTGCTGGTGGTGGCACGCTGCGGAGACCAGGTGCGCCAGTTCCTGGTCCCGACGAACGCGCCCGGAGTCCGGATCACGCCGCAAGAGTCGATTGACCTGGTCAAGCAATACGCCGAAGTGAGATTCGACGACGTGCGCCTCGACAGCGATTCTGCTGTCGGCAGCGCCGCTGAGACGCCGGCGCTCATCGAACGCCAGAGCCAGATCGCCCAGGTCCTGGTGTGCGCCGAGGCAGTCGGCATTTTGCAGACCGTCTTTGACTTCACCGTCCAATGGGCACTGGACCGGCACTCGTTCGGCCGTCCATTGGCGTCCTACCAGGCGCTCAAACACGGCTTTGCCGACATGAAGATGTGGCTCGAAGCGTGCCGGGCAACCACCGCCGCGGCGGTCGCCGACGTCTCCGTCGGTGCGCCCGGAGCGGGGCTCTCGGCCAGCATCGCCAAGTCCTATGTCGGCGAACTGGCCAGTCAGATCCTGCAGCGCTGCGTCCAGATGCACGGCGGCATCGGGGTGACCTGGGAACACGACCTGCACCTGTATCTGCGGCGAGTCACGTTGTATCGCGCCATGTTCGGCACGCCTGAGGAGCACAACCTCCGGGTCTACGAAATGGAGAGCCGATGA
- a CDS encoding acyl-CoA dehydrogenase family protein, producing the protein MTAAESVAEFAARARVWLADNMPAIDPESPPAAPRDDELSWRRARELQKRLWEGGFAGICFPREYGGLGLDPEYQQAFNVESLGYEMPLILNVPTFTICCATLLDTGTEEQKRQHIAGALRGDEILVQLLSEPSGGSDLAGVITRAERQGDRWVINGAKTWSTSAFAADYGLCLARTDWDVPKHDGLTMFLVPINHPGITLRRITQVSGGAEFCEEFLDGVDVGSDAVVGEVNGGWAVASRQLYHERRAVGQGSEFASGSGNEGGHTIPVDYHELAATTGQADNERVQEMAGRALVHRAVAQQLINHVSSSVRDGGLPPAAGSLIRLFHAETVMLEMDTALSIAGPAGVVGTVGQGLQTGLRYLSRQSVAIGGGTTEMARNVIGERVLNFPREYAADRGVPFNQVRHGRSR; encoded by the coding sequence ATGACAGCTGCCGAATCGGTCGCCGAATTCGCTGCCCGAGCCCGGGTCTGGCTAGCCGACAACATGCCCGCGATCGACCCGGAGTCGCCGCCGGCCGCGCCCCGCGACGACGAACTGTCCTGGCGACGCGCCCGGGAACTCCAAAAGCGGTTGTGGGAAGGCGGATTCGCCGGGATCTGCTTCCCCCGCGAATACGGTGGACTGGGCCTGGACCCCGAGTATCAGCAGGCGTTCAACGTCGAGTCGCTCGGCTACGAGATGCCGCTGATCCTCAACGTCCCCACCTTCACAATCTGTTGCGCAACCCTGCTGGACACCGGCACCGAGGAGCAGAAAAGGCAGCACATCGCCGGGGCGCTGCGCGGCGACGAGATACTCGTGCAGCTGCTGTCCGAGCCCAGCGGCGGATCCGACCTGGCCGGCGTCATCACCCGTGCCGAACGCCAGGGCGACCGTTGGGTGATCAACGGCGCCAAGACGTGGAGTACCAGCGCGTTCGCCGCCGACTACGGGCTCTGCCTGGCCCGCACCGACTGGGATGTGCCCAAGCATGACGGTCTGACCATGTTCCTGGTGCCGATCAACCACCCCGGCATCACCCTGCGGCGCATCACCCAGGTCAGCGGCGGCGCCGAGTTCTGCGAAGAATTTCTGGACGGCGTGGACGTCGGCTCCGACGCCGTGGTCGGCGAGGTCAACGGCGGATGGGCAGTTGCATCGCGACAGCTCTACCACGAGCGGCGCGCGGTCGGTCAGGGCTCCGAATTCGCCAGCGGCTCCGGCAACGAAGGTGGTCACACCATCCCGGTGGACTACCACGAACTCGCGGCGACGACCGGGCAGGCCGATAACGAGCGCGTGCAGGAGATGGCCGGCCGGGCGCTGGTGCACCGGGCCGTCGCCCAGCAACTCATCAACCACGTCTCAAGCAGTGTCCGCGACGGCGGACTGCCGCCGGCCGCGGGATCGCTGATCCGTCTCTTCCACGCCGAGACCGTCATGTTGGAGATGGACACCGCGCTGTCGATCGCCGGGCCGGCCGGGGTGGTGGGAACGGTGGGCCAGGGACTGCAGACCGGGCTGCGCTACCTGTCGCGACAGTCGGTCGCCATCGGCGGCGGCACGACCGAGATGGCTCGCAATGTCATCGGCGAACGGGTGCTGAACTTCCCGCGCGAGTACGCCGCCGACCGCGGAGTGCCCTTCAATCAGGTGCGGCACGGCCGGTCGCGTTGA
- a CDS encoding Rieske (2Fe-2S) protein: MPQRRFVCPIEELPPGAMKLVDIGKFGVGVYNVGGSLHAIVNYCSHEGAPLCQGLLGGTNEPDPTQPDGLRRVREGQIVRCPWHNWEFDITTGRNLADPNRRVRTYPVDVTDGEVFVTA; this comes from the coding sequence ATGCCGCAACGCCGATTCGTCTGTCCGATCGAAGAACTGCCACCCGGAGCGATGAAACTGGTCGACATCGGCAAGTTCGGGGTCGGCGTGTACAACGTGGGCGGCTCACTGCATGCGATCGTCAACTACTGTTCGCACGAGGGTGCGCCACTGTGCCAGGGGCTGCTGGGTGGCACCAACGAACCCGACCCCACCCAACCCGACGGCCTGCGCCGAGTGCGCGAGGGCCAAATCGTCCGATGCCCTTGGCACAATTGGGAATTCGACATCACCACCGGCCGCAACCTGGCCGACCCGAACCGCCGCGTCCGGACCTATCCGGTCGACGTCACCGACGGGGAGGTATTCGTCACCGCATGA